The following DNA comes from Papaver somniferum cultivar HN1 chromosome 4, ASM357369v1, whole genome shotgun sequence.
tgttagcactcccatgattagtcgattttcaaatgtacataaatgaccaattcgtctaaaggaagatggcgcagttgtgtcgggagatgaacttcccttatctaagtataatagacgcattattgtacttagcataatgttctcgaccaaatgttacatcctcagtgaacttgttatcTAGATATAGTTCAGTGTCaatgcaacgtcattggaatggtataatgaatgttATCATGTACTTAAAGGTCACCATTGACATAAAtgtgttttatccctgcaaaaacattaaaaggaatgctaatgaaagtgcaatccaaaagttgttgattataaaggaacaagaatctcttctccaacgaaagtaatcagggggagatacggtagactattttctaggtcattaccgatattcagtttcgaaaagtacataactagtctagaaaaactctgaaagtaatcagggggagatgccgacatcagggggaggatccaaggatatgatgtcgacatattttacttcgaaattgaagctgtgttgtactcttttttccttcgatcgagaatagtttttcccaaagggttttgttattcGACAAGATTTTTAGCGAGATAACACtaaaaaaacatcaagtatgttgaacgttgaagacataaagatcgcgttgttattactgaaaatatctgaatcaaagaaatgaaatgcgatagtctgttaagcaacgtaacttccagaatcaacaacatggtcttataaacattcaagtcaccaaactacagtgtgataaactccttttgactgcattagactaatgaaaattgtctgacatcagggagaACATCTactggtgtgttgaactatttttcttcaccgaggttactttttcctacggggttttgttactcggcaaggtttttaatgagacaacaacaaacattgggaatgtaatttcccaacaAAGGCTATTGCCTTTCCcatgaggattttctgccttcagagttgtgaagcaactagtcaacttcaacggagcaaaatGATCATCTGCGacgatcacctttacttgcatctgtcatgttgtactcttttcccttcgtcaagttATTATCCCACTGGTTTTCTTTTCcaaggttttaatgagacaacatattcgagtccaactatgttatAAGTTTGCttaatgttgtactcttttctttagttcaggttttgtccctatgggttttcctgacgaagttttaacgaggcaattaacttagactcgtcgatctttgaagatcgtattgcatgtgatgaactacatgtaaattgcgagacaacatgtgaagtactacatgtgaagagttgtaccaaggttttatcccactgggttttttcttgtcaaagttttaatgaggcaattgatttcggcacaagtcatcaagaagaggacgacatttgaagaactacattcgaaacactaaatgtgaagcactgcatatgaagttctattggatcgcacaagggggagtgttgtagggcttacAACTCATAATGTGCGGCCCAACTAAATAGATAGGATTTGTCtttccatgtatatatatatgttactgtatccatgtaaccctattaatgatcaataagaaactctGCCTCTTTATATATGGTTTTCACCTTTCTCACTGCAAAACATTCTTATATCTTATTCTCAGCCTAGCCTCCAGCTGTTTTGCTAGCTGGAATTGAAAATTACTCCCTAATGATGTAtcgaccctagttagcaattcgggattcggcaaacgtacggaacggcaaatgtacgagtattatacggttttgtaaaatccagattcggtccaaaattcggtcaacgggacgtgattcgtcagtaattcggaacggcatacgtacgtgtataattcgatttataaatgtgagttcggctctgaaaattcggtatctatatataacaaataatttgtatttataaggtcatagaccaatttttatgcatatgtgtgagttatttaaagaaaaaataaacttaatatgatgatattaataatatatacaacattagttatccaagaggacatcgtatggtggtttagatgcttggttagtgagtttgagatctctctcaccttcaccttcaccttcaaatctcttcggtcgtttttgtttcataaaaattacaacacgtctaatattcggtcgtgtatgctcggaaggcagtaaagcccaaaaaatggagtctttggaaagtaaaagctaaagaatttatggcgaattaagcggacgtatcattcggaatacgtaaaattcgtgaacggttcgcgaataatccggaaatgccacataatacgcgacttgggttcggagttgcaaatgtacgcgaataaaacggtaaaattcgtgatacggaaaaattcgcgaatgattcgcgaatcattcgcgaacttactaactagggtatcGACCCCCTCTAATTCTACCAACAAATACAGCAAATGATAACAACCGGCAGCCTTGAGATTTAAATAAGGAATCCCCGTACCTCATTGGAAGTATCGTAACAAACGAAAAACTCTCTCCAAATACCATACGTGTCGTACAATGATATGGTGCAGGCTCCCTAATACCTACGTCAAATATCACTCCAAAGTCCAAAACAAACTAACTAACAAAATTATTATTCTAGATCCACCCACCACCATTCACTAGAGAATCaagatttctcttcttcttcttcttcttcctcagagaAGAATGAAAAACTAGAGAGAAATTTAGAGTGAGATAGATAGATTGAAGTGATGGGGATTGAGGAGAAGAAACACCTAGTTTTCACATACGGAACCCTGAAAAAGGGTTTTCCAAATCATGTTCTTTTAGaagatttgataaaatcaagTGATGCTGAATATTTAGGGATTTACAAATCAAAAAACGAATACCCATTAGTCTGTGGTCCGTACAAAGTTCCGTTTCTGTTGAATTTTCCCGATTCAGGTAATCAGATTTTTGGAGAATTGTATTCTGTTTCGAAATTGGGGTTAGATCGAATGGATGAATTAGAAGGGATTAGTAATGGGCATTACGAAAGACTTCCTATTCAgattgtttctgctgctgctgaagatgaag
Coding sequences within:
- the LOC113276329 gene encoding putative gamma-glutamylcyclotransferase At3g02910, which produces MGIEEKKHLVFTYGTLKKGFPNHVLLEDLIKSSDAEYLGIYKSKNEYPLVCGPYKVPFLLNFPDSGNQIFGELYSVSKLGLDRMDELEGISNGHYERLPIQIVSAAAEDEEEESGSGGSIVEAVAYYGHRNYAEELWKRNGQKGFSKYSEEEAKGYIRRKDRPKNVTFIQHINLFISDSSSSDSN